Proteins co-encoded in one Syntrophorhabdaceae bacterium genomic window:
- a CDS encoding PIN domain-containing protein, translating to MKMILMIDYENIQSLNLENLDPNLVEIWFFIGKSQNKIPFDLVASTQPFGNSLRWIKIEGNGKNNLDFHIAFELGRLSASKEKVGEIYLFSKDKGYDAVVQYANRLGLKVKRIVSLSQMPASDQGEPKSDYTEAVVINLSKIPPARRPRTRVSLAKHLKNTFSGRMGESDIDTIIEQLFIEGKISETGNRLRYNLETILTLPHRRHPIGQEEDSQ from the coding sequence ATGAAGATGATATTGATGATAGATTATGAGAATATTCAGAGCCTTAACCTTGAAAATCTTGACCCAAATCTGGTGGAGATATGGTTTTTCATAGGAAAATCACAGAACAAGATACCCTTTGACCTTGTGGCATCTACCCAGCCTTTTGGCAATTCATTAAGGTGGATAAAGATAGAGGGGAACGGAAAGAACAACTTAGATTTTCATATTGCCTTTGAATTGGGGAGATTAAGTGCATCAAAAGAAAAAGTAGGGGAAATTTATCTTTTTTCCAAGGATAAAGGATACGATGCAGTGGTTCAGTATGCAAACCGTCTGGGATTGAAGGTAAAACGTATTGTTAGTCTCTCTCAAATGCCTGCATCAGATCAGGGTGAACCCAAATCAGATTATACAGAGGCAGTGGTAATAAATCTTTCAAAGATACCACCTGCCAGAAGGCCAAGGACAAGGGTATCTCTGGCAAAACACCTTAAGAATACCTTTTCAGGTAGGATGGGCGAATCAGATATCGATACGATCATAGAACAGTTATTTATAGAAGGTAAGATATCTGAGACAGGAAACAGATTGAGATACAATCTGGAGACTATTTTGACTTTGCCACATAGACGCCATCCCATTGGCCAGGAAGAGGACTCTCAATAA
- a CDS encoding adenylate/guanylate cyclase domain-containing protein yields the protein MKNKRLLIFLGIAIVSITISIGLYSIKIDFFTAIDLKLKDTKFKIRENIKPDQRVAVVAIDTKSVNELGRWPWDRKLMARLIENLKVYGAKAICLDIVFSETSTPDSDKTLAESIKKAGNVVTGYFFRQEEETKSEESFMILKESRVKVIRIQENVTEIPVITFPSVETNIPMIARSSYSSGFFNVIHDRDGIIRTANLLILFDGDIYPSLPLTGLKKYLENEIILDVAVYGIGGLYIGEKRIPVDESGRLTLNYYGSQGSFKTIPAVDVIKNRLKPKSLKDMFILVGPTEIGIADIRATPLDPTLPGVEIHATMVSNTLQNNFLYRNAMVIGIEIIFICLFPLILAVAFTFIKRIITTLAFFLLIMGVYILVDFLLFKNMFLNTTIIYPIISISITYLGSEAYKNLVEERHSRFLKKAFSSYVSPALVGQIIKNPDLLKLGGEKRKISVLFSDIRSFTTISERLTPEELVLLLNKYMGPMTDILLSKKGTLDKYIGDAIMAIYNAPIHVENHSIMACETALEMLDKLKEINGEFKKRGLIEIDIGIGINTGDAIVGNMGSDVRFDYTAIGDTVNLASRLEGMNKVYKTHAIVSEFTVEHILELIGNENKRFYFRELDLIRVKGKEKPVKIYELLKEADQNFLEEFTNALQIYRRCEFKKARDMFISIHERYKDPTSTVFIERCHEFIESPLPGQWDGVYVAKSK from the coding sequence ATGAAAAATAAAAGGCTTTTAATCTTTTTGGGTATTGCCATAGTAAGTATTACAATTTCTATAGGTCTTTACAGCATAAAGATAGATTTTTTTACAGCCATCGACCTGAAGTTAAAGGATACCAAATTCAAGATAAGGGAAAATATAAAGCCTGACCAGAGGGTTGCTGTAGTTGCCATAGACACAAAGAGCGTTAATGAATTGGGCAGGTGGCCCTGGGACAGAAAACTGATGGCGAGGCTTATAGAGAACCTGAAAGTTTACGGAGCAAAGGCCATATGCCTTGATATAGTGTTCTCAGAGACATCAACACCTGATTCGGATAAAACACTGGCAGAATCCATAAAAAAAGCAGGAAATGTGGTAACAGGTTATTTTTTCAGACAGGAGGAAGAGACCAAATCTGAAGAATCGTTCATGATCCTCAAGGAATCCAGGGTAAAGGTAATAAGGATACAGGAAAATGTAACAGAAATCCCTGTTATAACCTTTCCTTCAGTGGAAACCAATATCCCCATGATTGCCCGATCTTCTTATTCCTCAGGCTTCTTTAATGTTATCCATGACAGAGACGGCATCATAAGGACGGCGAACCTACTTATCCTCTTTGACGGCGACATCTATCCATCCCTTCCTCTCACAGGCTTAAAAAAATATTTAGAAAATGAAATTATTCTTGATGTGGCTGTTTATGGAATAGGGGGTCTTTATATAGGAGAAAAAAGGATACCTGTAGATGAATCGGGTCGTCTTACACTTAACTACTACGGAAGCCAAGGGTCATTTAAGACCATCCCTGCTGTAGACGTAATAAAGAATAGATTAAAGCCTAAAAGCCTGAAAGATATGTTTATCCTTGTTGGCCCCACAGAGATAGGAATAGCCGATATAAGGGCAACACCGTTGGATCCCACACTTCCTGGGGTGGAGATACATGCCACAATGGTCTCCAATACACTCCAGAATAATTTCCTATACAGAAATGCCATGGTCATAGGCATCGAGATCATATTTATCTGCCTCTTTCCCCTTATCCTTGCCGTAGCATTTACCTTTATTAAAAGGATCATTACTACCCTGGCATTTTTCCTTCTCATCATGGGCGTCTACATACTTGTAGATTTTCTCCTCTTTAAAAATATGTTTTTAAATACCACGATAATCTACCCTATTATCTCCATATCCATTACATATCTCGGCTCTGAGGCATATAAAAATCTTGTTGAAGAGAGGCATTCCCGTTTCCTTAAAAAGGCTTTCTCAAGCTATGTATCCCCTGCCCTTGTGGGACAGATAATAAAAAATCCCGATTTGCTCAAACTCGGTGGTGAGAAAAGAAAGATATCGGTTCTTTTTTCAGATATAAGGTCCTTTACCACCATCTCGGAGAGGCTAACCCCTGAAGAACTGGTTCTACTGCTGAATAAATACATGGGTCCTATGACAGATATCCTCCTTTCAAAAAAAGGCACACTGGACAAATACATAGGCGATGCCATAATGGCCATATATAATGCACCCATCCATGTGGAGAATCATTCCATAATGGCATGCGAGACAGCCCTGGAGATGTTAGATAAACTAAAAGAAATCAATGGAGAATTTAAAAAAAGGGGGCTTATTGAAATAGACATAGGCATAGGCATAAATACCGGTGATGCCATAGTAGGCAACATGGGTTCTGACGTGAGGTTTGATTATACTGCCATAGGAGATACCGTCAACCTTGCATCAAGACTTGAAGGGATGAATAAGGTCTATAAGACCCATGCCATTGTAAGTGAATTTACAGTAGAGCATATATTAGAGCTAATAGGAAACGAAAACAAAAGATTCTACTTCAGGGAACTGGACCTTATCAGGGTAAAAGGCAAGGAAAAACCAGTAAAGATATACGAACTTTTAAAAGAGGCAGACCAGAATTTTCTTGAAGAATTTACAAATGCCCTCCAAATCTACAGAAGATGTGAGTTTAAAAAGGCAAGGGATATGTTTATTTCCATACATGAAAGATATAAAGACCCTACATCAACGGTATTCATAGAGAGATGCCATGAGTTTATTGAGAGTCCTCTTCCTGGCCAATGGGATGGCGTCTATGTGGCAAAGTCAAAATAG
- a CDS encoding ATP-grasp domain-containing protein, with translation MVEGIREKFNKDIEIGIIHTATSPCRCAEAIEVGIKALGFRSSIYNSEDILIKGNYIVDISDLIIDHTDTFLERGGMRAFVRLILEAKGAKLIGAGSHAAMVGDDKYATKKKFQKLNIPTPEGIVIFNSNWDLPNWLMPPYIIKPIYEHMSRGITVVDDKKEARAITEHLIRTLKQPVIIERFISGREMAVSMIEDTEKGLVMLPPLEWIMDPHEKYQNRSFKLTEHSRGRKDVMPAVLSKKDMERLSYLAKNAFRGLGMRDYCRFDIKFSMDGEFFFLETNISPSMEKAEAMALSAQLVGINYTELIGKIILSAAKRYGMII, from the coding sequence ATGGTGGAAGGCATAAGGGAAAAATTCAACAAAGATATAGAGATAGGTATTATCCATACCGCTACTTCTCCCTGCAGGTGCGCCGAAGCTATAGAGGTAGGCATAAAAGCCCTTGGTTTTAGGTCGTCTATATACAACTCAGAGGATATCCTTATAAAGGGGAACTACATTGTCGATATAAGTGACCTTATAATTGACCATACAGACACCTTTCTCGAAAGGGGAGGTATGCGGGCATTTGTAAGGCTCATCCTTGAAGCAAAAGGCGCAAAACTTATTGGTGCCGGGTCACATGCAGCTATGGTAGGAGATGATAAATATGCTACTAAGAAAAAATTCCAAAAACTCAATATCCCGACGCCAGAAGGTATTGTGATATTTAACAGTAATTGGGACCTTCCCAACTGGCTCATGCCGCCATATATTATAAAGCCGATATATGAGCATATGAGTAGGGGTATAACCGTAGTAGATGATAAAAAGGAGGCCCGTGCAATAACAGAACACTTGATAAGGACATTGAAACAACCTGTTATTATCGAAAGATTTATATCAGGCAGGGAGATGGCCGTATCTATGATAGAGGATACTGAAAAGGGTTTGGTCATGCTGCCACCTCTGGAGTGGATTATGGATCCCCATGAAAAATACCAGAACAGGTCTTTTAAACTAACGGAACATAGCAGGGGAAGAAAGGATGTCATGCCGGCAGTCCTTTCAAAAAAAGACATGGAAAGGCTTTCATATCTTGCCAAAAATGCCTTCCGGGGTCTTGGCATGAGGGACTACTGCCGTTTTGATATAAAATTTTCTATGGATGGAGAGTTCTTTTTCCTTGAGACAAATATATCACCCAGTATGGAAAAGGCTGAGGCAATGGCACTCTCTGCCCAGTTGGTAGGCATTAACTATACAGAACTCATAGGGAAGATCATCCTCTCGGCAGCAAAAAGATATGGGATGATTATATAA